The following proteins come from a genomic window of Ursus arctos isolate Adak ecotype North America unplaced genomic scaffold, UrsArc2.0 scaffold_12, whole genome shotgun sequence:
- the PROK1 gene encoding prokineticin-1 has protein sequence MRGAMRVSIMFLLVTVSDCAVITGACERDVQCGAGTCCAISLWLRGLRMCTPLGREGEECHPGSHKVPFFRRRQHHTCPCLPSLLCSRCLDGRYRCSTDLKNINF, from the exons ATGAGAGGTGCCATGCGGGTCTCAATCATGTTCCTTCTGGTGACTGTGTCGGACTGTGCCGTGATCACGGGG GCCTGTGAGCGGGATGTCCAGTGCGGGGCGGGCACCTGCTGTGCCATCAGCCTGTGGCTGCGTGGGCTTCGGATGTGCACCCCGCTGGGGCGGGAAGGAGAGGAGTGTCACCCGGGCAGCCACAAG gTCCCCTTCTTCCGGAGACGCCAGCACCAcacctgcccctgcctgcccagcctgcTGTGCTCCAGGTGTCTGGACGGCCGGTACCGCTGCTCCACGGACCTGAAGAACATCAACTTCTAA